In the genome of Methanococcoides burtonii DSM 6242, the window ATAATGCTATTTAATAATGCTATTTAGGATTACGTGCATATATTAAAACCTTATTGGTTTATCTCGAATGGAATACATTATCCGTGCTAAGCTTATATTTCTTGTTTGATTAGTCTGTTAATATGTGTGAAATGTTCTCTTTTTCCCTGTATATTTAATTGCTTTTTCATCCCACTGTTCTTCTGTCACTTTTGAAATACCGATATGCATAAATATCCATCTGACCTATTTTCAAGAGTAGTAATGGTTCCATTTATGGAATTCAAGGGGGATTTCCTTGGTCTATCATTCAATTAAGTAGGAACTCTGGGTTGCCTGTTACATTTTTCAGGTGTCTCTTAATATATTCCTCAATGCATCTCCCAATGGCAATAGTGATAGAAGCTGATGCTGGGAGCATGTACAAATTGACGATCTTGGAATCTTGTCCCATATGTCTGTTGAAACGATTTACAAACAAACACTTTTTCTAAATACTACATTGGGTGATCGAATGAAATGTTATGAATGTGCAAAGAACGAAAAAGACTCGGATGTTTTAGGCATCTGCATTGTATGTGGCAGGGGGGTTTGCAAAGACCATCTTATGCGTGAGAAAATTCCAAAATGGGATGGAGAATATGACATCAAGCTAAGTTGTATGGGCGATTCCTGCAAGATAAAGGACATGCAGCCAATGCTCAAGATTGTGTGCACACCATGCCATGATGCTCTAATAGGGAACCAGTGAGGTGGATACCATGATGAAATGTTATGATTGTATGGAAGAGGGCAACGACACTGAAGCTGCAGCTGTCTGTATTTTATGTGGAAAAGGAATTTGTGTGAACCACTCGAAAGAACTTCTTCTTTCGGTCTCAGCAGGGGCACCACCTCATACTAAGCGTATGCACAACGGCCTTACAAAGATCCTGTGCAAGTATTGCCTGAGCAACACCATTGTTGATGCCTTTGACTGATCACATTGATGTTTAT includes:
- a CDS encoding DUF2180 family protein, translating into MKCYECAKNEKDSDVLGICIVCGRGVCKDHLMREKIPKWDGEYDIKLSCMGDSCKIKDMQPMLKIVCTPCHDALIGNQ
- a CDS encoding DUF2180 family protein; the encoded protein is MMKCYDCMEEGNDTEAAAVCILCGKGICVNHSKELLLSVSAGAPPHTKRMHNGLTKILCKYCLSNTIVDAFD